In one window of Campylobacter coli DNA:
- a CDS encoding DUF262 domain-containing protein, with protein MSEKSSRVKSCVVSLKELVCGKIVDQNDQKSEIFSKDRFSLNIPDYQRPYTWGIEQVKILLKDISEQVNKNDQKYLLGSLILHKNNENKFNIVDGQQRLTTLALILKVLCGSNQERCNEYKMGNFLGEIKYSHNESKYHIKENYEYIKTYFESYNEKYKFLTYLLDNIEFICVLAPSEDDAFLFFDSANSKGKALKSYDLIKAFHLHSLKKRQKNYAMFFENLAKDEKKITILFDELLAPARAWLKHKSINANKIEAYDEFCKEFFSDKFLYSRENLGILNSFANGDDFFKYLYKYNKYFNKAIKQNQIYESLNIDTFLYCRSIYIIASMIYFSKFPNGNSDYFLLLLARAAFGPRFYNVNITRSIQRDYALEFLKIVYFVSFEEELKQNLLDFIQEKIILEKEFYEKNENMLDKAKRMYYLNIIEDKYKEKNIPLHYVKYEEDKGVNNE; from the coding sequence ATGAGCGAAAAAAGTAGTAGAGTAAAATCATGCGTGGTAAGCTTGAAAGAGTTGGTGTGCGGTAAAATAGTTGATCAAAATGATCAAAAATCAGAGATATTTTCAAAAGATAGGTTTTCATTAAACATACCTGATTATCAACGCCCTTATACTTGGGGGATAGAGCAAGTTAAAATTCTTTTAAAAGATATAAGCGAACAAGTGAACAAAAACGATCAAAAATATCTTTTAGGAAGTTTGATATTGCATAAAAATAATGAAAATAAATTTAACATAGTAGATGGTCAACAACGCCTTACCACCTTGGCTTTGATTTTAAAAGTTTTATGCGGAAGCAATCAAGAAAGATGCAATGAATACAAAATGGGTAATTTTTTAGGCGAGATTAAATATTCTCATAATGAGTCAAAATATCATATCAAAGAAAATTACGAGTATATAAAAACTTATTTTGAAAGCTATAATGAAAAATATAAGTTTTTAACATATCTTTTAGACAATATAGAATTTATTTGCGTTTTAGCTCCAAGCGAAGATGATGCGTTTTTGTTTTTTGATAGTGCAAATTCAAAAGGCAAAGCTTTAAAATCTTATGATCTTATAAAGGCTTTTCATTTACATTCTTTAAAGAAAAGACAAAAAAATTATGCAATGTTTTTTGAAAATCTTGCAAAAGATGAAAAGAAAATCACTATTTTATTTGATGAGCTTTTAGCACCTGCTAGAGCATGGTTAAAGCACAAAAGCATTAATGCTAATAAGATTGAAGCATATGATGAATTTTGTAAAGAATTTTTTAGTGATAAATTTCTTTATAGTAGGGAAAATTTAGGAATTTTAAATAGCTTTGCTAATGGAGATGATTTTTTTAAGTATTTATATAAATATAATAAGTATTTTAATAAAGCTATAAAACAAAATCAAATCTATGAAAGTTTAAATATTGATACTTTTTTATATTGCAGATCTATTTATATAATTGCTTCGATGATTTATTTTTCTAAATTTCCAAATGGCAATAGTGACTATTTTTTGCTTTTACTTGCAAGAGCTGCTTTTGGTCCGAGATTTTATAATGTAAATATCACTAGAAGTATTCAAAGAGATTATGCTTTGGAATTTTTAAAGATTGTGTATTTTGTATCTTTTGAAGAGGAGTTAAAGCAAAATCTACTTGATTTTATCCAAGAAAAAATAATTTTAGAAAAAGAATTCTATGAAAAGAATGAGAATATGCTTGACAAAGCAAAAAGAATGTATTATTTGAATATTATTGAAGATAAATATAAAGAAAAAAATATTCCATTGCATTATGTGAAATATGAAGAGGATAAAGGAGTAAACAATGAATAA